The Pseudodesulfovibrio sp. zrk46 genome contains a region encoding:
- the rimK gene encoding 30S ribosomal protein S6--L-glutamate ligase — translation MKIAILSRKRSLYSTNALVEAGKAAGHDMRVIDPLRCYMNIASHNPMIHYKGEDLSDIDAVIPRIGASVTFYGTAVVRQFEMMGVYSLNESVAITRSRDKLRSMQLLSRRGIGLPVTGYAHSTKFTDDLIEMVGGAPLVVKLLEGTQGIGVVLAENNQAAKSVIEAFQGVKANILVQEYIRDAKGRDIRCLVIGGKVIASMQRQAAPGEFRSNLHRGGTASTVRITPEERSTAVRAAKIMGLNVCGVDLLRTNHGPVVMEVNSSPGLEGIEKVTGKSLSGKIIDFIEKNAKPGKTQTRGKG, via the coding sequence ATGAAAATAGCTATCCTCTCTCGAAAACGGTCCCTGTACTCCACTAACGCTCTGGTGGAGGCGGGCAAGGCAGCCGGGCATGACATGCGTGTCATCGATCCGCTTCGCTGCTACATGAACATCGCATCTCACAACCCCATGATTCACTACAAGGGCGAAGACCTGTCGGATATTGATGCCGTCATTCCTCGTATTGGCGCTTCCGTCACCTTCTATGGAACAGCGGTTGTCCGCCAATTCGAAATGATGGGCGTTTACAGCCTGAATGAATCCGTAGCCATTACCCGCTCCCGGGACAAGCTGCGCAGCATGCAGCTTCTTTCCCGCAGAGGCATCGGCCTGCCCGTCACGGGCTACGCCCACTCCACCAAGTTCACTGACGACCTCATCGAGATGGTCGGCGGTGCGCCGCTGGTGGTCAAGTTGCTGGAAGGCACTCAGGGAATCGGCGTGGTGCTCGCAGAAAACAATCAGGCCGCCAAAAGCGTCATCGAGGCGTTTCAGGGCGTCAAAGCCAACATCCTTGTGCAGGAATATATTCGGGATGCCAAAGGGCGCGACATCCGTTGCCTCGTCATCGGCGGCAAGGTCATCGCCTCCATGCAGCGACAGGCAGCACCGGGAGAATTCCGCTCCAATCTGCACCGTGGCGGCACTGCTTCCACTGTCCGCATCACCCCGGAGGAGCGCTCCACAGCCGTCCGCGCCGCCAAGATCATGGGATTGAACGTCTGCGGTGTCGACCTGCTCAGAACCAATCACGGTCCGGTGGTGATGGAGGTCAACTCCTCTCCCGGCCTTGAAGGTATTGAAAAAGTCACTGGCAAAAGCCTTTCCGGGAAAATCATCGACTTCATTGAAAAGAATGCCAAGCCGGGCAAGACCCAAACGCGCGGCAAAGGATAG
- a CDS encoding diguanylate cyclase, which translates to MPKKTIIHLLLLLLLALAVDVFIQYQLQRQYRNDQILDVSLRLSTIRAELEKEITSNLLVVQGASSFISVTPDLNEKSFADYAQRILEKADLLKNIGAAPNFIMTYVYPLEGNEAILGVNYRELESQWDQVKQVAITGEMVVAGPLKLVQGGMGLIGRAPVFIYENNSKKLWGIVSSVIDVDRLFERTGFSNTNLELAIRGVNGKGEHGAVFNGRKELFAPHEKAVTMRIVFPAGSWVIAGKPVEGWASSHPYSFVIHSILALLFLVAGFYLYRAETRNAQIAQAQQNLSISQSMAHLGSWELNHQNNELWWSEEVFRIFGLAPDEVTPSLDLFVSVVHPDDQEMVMGEFQKSQESCGGYAVDHRIVRRGGTVRHVQERGSIQCDRKGNPVISRGTVLDITDRVLAEQASKANEEQLRAMSEASHDALVMINSEDKVLFWSLAAEKMFGWSQEEALGQKLHLLIAPDEERDMAWKGLKHFAHTGQGPVVGSVSEFMAIRKDGSLIPVERSVASFALSGEFYAVGTLRDITERKLAEQELRAYSDRLSLASQAGQIGVWEWNVTDNTVVWDEQMYSLYDIQRGEFGGLFESWKNRVHPDDLEHAEGSLISAVENATTWECEFRIVLPNNEVRYIKAAALTRQEIEDKTTYMTGVNWDVTESRNTQEQLRLLATTDSLTGLNNRRHFMEMAEHEVERCRRYQAPFSFVMFDVDKFKSVNDTYGHDVGDIVLKEIANISTNNLREIDILGRIGGEEFAVALPETNLDSGLLVAEKIRTAIEQGKARISDSQEIDFTVSLGVAEFSESLSSLEELIKAADTALYRAKANGRNRVERASED; encoded by the coding sequence ATGCCCAAAAAGACGATTATCCATCTACTGCTACTTCTCCTGTTGGCGTTGGCTGTCGATGTATTCATCCAGTATCAACTCCAACGGCAGTACAGGAATGATCAGATTTTGGACGTCTCGCTCCGACTCTCGACGATTCGGGCAGAGCTGGAAAAAGAGATCACTTCAAACTTACTCGTTGTTCAGGGAGCAAGCAGCTTCATCTCCGTCACCCCCGATCTGAATGAAAAAAGTTTTGCCGACTATGCCCAAAGGATATTGGAAAAAGCTGACCTATTGAAAAACATCGGCGCCGCCCCGAACTTCATCATGACCTACGTTTACCCACTCGAGGGCAATGAAGCGATTCTGGGCGTCAACTACCGAGAACTTGAGAGCCAGTGGGATCAAGTAAAACAGGTTGCCATAACCGGAGAAATGGTTGTGGCCGGCCCGTTGAAACTCGTCCAGGGAGGCATGGGCCTCATTGGAAGAGCCCCGGTGTTTATCTACGAAAACAACAGCAAGAAACTCTGGGGCATCGTATCATCCGTTATCGATGTTGATCGTCTTTTTGAAAGGACCGGATTTTCCAACACAAACCTCGAACTTGCAATTCGTGGAGTAAACGGCAAGGGAGAACATGGCGCCGTATTCAACGGGAGAAAAGAATTATTCGCTCCCCATGAAAAAGCGGTCACGATGCGCATAGTTTTCCCGGCAGGCAGCTGGGTCATAGCAGGAAAACCCGTTGAAGGATGGGCTTCATCGCATCCTTACTCATTTGTAATCCATAGTATTCTTGCTCTGCTCTTCTTGGTAGCAGGATTCTACCTTTACAGAGCAGAAACGCGAAATGCGCAGATCGCTCAAGCACAACAGAACCTGAGCATCTCCCAATCCATGGCTCACCTCGGAAGCTGGGAACTCAACCACCAAAACAACGAACTGTGGTGGTCAGAAGAGGTGTTTCGTATCTTTGGTCTTGCCCCTGATGAAGTGACGCCCTCTTTGGACCTCTTTGTCTCAGTGGTGCATCCTGACGACCAGGAAATGGTAATGGGAGAGTTTCAAAAGAGTCAGGAAAGCTGTGGTGGATACGCCGTTGACCACCGCATTGTCAGGCGAGGCGGAACTGTTCGACACGTCCAGGAACGTGGCAGCATCCAGTGTGACCGCAAAGGCAACCCGGTCATATCCCGCGGGACAGTGTTGGACATTACCGATCGAGTTCTGGCGGAACAAGCCTCCAAAGCGAACGAAGAACAACTTCGTGCCATGTCAGAAGCATCCCACGACGCTTTGGTCATGATCAACTCTGAAGACAAGGTTTTATTCTGGAGCCTGGCTGCGGAGAAAATGTTTGGATGGTCTCAGGAAGAAGCCCTGGGCCAAAAGCTCCACCTCCTGATTGCTCCCGACGAAGAAAGAGACATGGCGTGGAAAGGCCTGAAACATTTTGCTCACACAGGACAAGGGCCGGTTGTTGGCTCTGTTTCCGAATTCATGGCCATAAGAAAAGATGGCAGCCTCATCCCTGTTGAACGGTCAGTCGCCTCATTTGCACTGAGCGGTGAATTCTATGCCGTTGGGACACTGAGGGACATCACAGAAAGAAAACTCGCCGAGCAGGAACTGAGAGCCTACTCGGATCGTCTGAGCCTCGCCTCCCAGGCTGGCCAAATTGGTGTCTGGGAATGGAATGTGACAGACAACACCGTTGTCTGGGATGAACAGATGTACTCACTATACGACATACAGCGTGGGGAATTCGGTGGATTATTCGAATCTTGGAAAAACCGGGTTCATCCAGACGACCTTGAACACGCGGAAGGATCACTCATCAGTGCGGTGGAGAATGCGACCACTTGGGAATGTGAGTTCAGAATCGTCCTCCCCAATAACGAGGTGCGGTACATCAAGGCCGCAGCACTGACTCGACAGGAAATTGAGGACAAAACCACCTACATGACTGGCGTCAATTGGGACGTAACGGAATCTCGCAATACACAAGAACAATTGCGCTTGTTAGCCACGACAGATTCTTTGACAGGTCTCAACAATCGACGTCATTTCATGGAAATGGCCGAGCATGAAGTGGAACGGTGTCGTCGTTATCAGGCCCCCTTCTCGTTTGTCATGTTCGATGTCGACAAGTTCAAATCCGTCAACGACACATATGGTCACGACGTGGGCGATATCGTATTGAAAGAGATTGCCAATATCTCAACGAACAATTTGAGAGAGATTGATATTCTTGGACGTATCGGCGGTGAGGAGTTTGCGGTGGCCTTGCCAGAGACCAACCTTGATTCAGGTCTTCTTGTTGCCGAAAAGATTCGGACAGCTATCGAACAAGGGAAAGCGAGGATCTCCGACAGCCAAGAGATTGATTTTACTGTCAGCCTTGGCGTAGCGGAATTCTCTGAATCTCTCAGTTCGCTGGAAGAACTCATTAAAGCCGCAGATACAGCTCTCTATAGAGCTAAGGCGAACGGTCGAAACCGAGTAGAAAGGGCATCGGAAGATTAA
- a CDS encoding ATP-dependent zinc protease yields MSTQKQPKMIIGWREWVSLPDFCVPGIKVKVDSGAATSAIHAFDIVPFERDGAQFVRFNIHPLQGRHDISIPCEAPLVDRRKVTNSGGQSQKRFVVRTTLEIVGRRWSIDLTLTNRDQMKFRMLLGRSGMSQRLIVDPQLSYQAGKYNSATFYPTLFNE; encoded by the coding sequence TTGAGTACTCAAAAGCAACCGAAAATGATCATCGGGTGGCGAGAGTGGGTCTCGCTGCCCGATTTTTGCGTTCCCGGCATCAAGGTCAAAGTCGACTCCGGGGCTGCGACCTCGGCGATACATGCCTTCGATATCGTTCCCTTCGAGCGTGATGGAGCACAATTCGTACGGTTCAACATTCATCCGCTTCAGGGGAGACACGATATCTCCATTCCCTGCGAAGCACCGCTTGTTGATCGGCGAAAAGTGACCAATTCCGGCGGGCAAAGTCAAAAAAGATTTGTGGTGAGAACCACTTTGGAGATTGTAGGGCGGCGATGGTCTATCGACCTGACCCTGACCAATCGGGACCAGATGAAGTTCCGCATGCTGCTTGGTCGCTCTGGCATGAGTCAAAGGCTCATCGTCGATCCGCAACTCTCCTATCAGGCAGGAAAATACAATTCAGCAACCTTTTACCCGACACTCTTCAACGAATGA
- a CDS encoding extracellular solute-binding protein, translated as MKKTLLAFVLVLLCALPSFAGSGELYLYIWSEYIPDEVVENFTRETGIKVHLSTYDSNEAMYAKIKLAGEGYDLIVPSSDYVSLMRQQGLLLPLEKGKLPNFANLAPQFVNQSFDPDNAFSIPYMWGSTSITVNTGMLGNSAVTSIADLWKPEMKGRLLLPNEPREAFALALKKLGYSVNETDPAHLEEAYQELKKLIPMVRVFDSDSPKQALLAGEVLIGVVWNGEAFIVNEENPDFQYIYPPEGFNLWVDSLCIPKGAKNVDEAHAFLNYLMRPDVAAAISTEMGYSTPNAKAMELIPENVRNNPIVYPSEEDMARGEFQDYLGEAMKLYDDYWVKLKTQ; from the coding sequence ATGAAAAAAACTCTGTTGGCCTTTGTTCTTGTGCTGCTTTGCGCTCTGCCTTCCTTTGCCGGAAGCGGCGAACTGTATCTCTACATCTGGTCCGAATACATTCCGGATGAAGTCGTTGAGAACTTCACCAGGGAAACCGGCATCAAGGTCCACCTGTCCACTTACGACAGCAACGAGGCCATGTACGCCAAGATCAAGCTGGCTGGCGAGGGCTACGACCTCATCGTTCCTTCTTCCGATTATGTCAGTCTCATGCGGCAGCAGGGGCTTCTTCTTCCGTTGGAGAAAGGCAAGCTGCCTAACTTCGCCAACCTTGCTCCCCAGTTCGTGAACCAGTCCTTTGATCCGGACAATGCCTTTTCCATTCCCTATATGTGGGGTTCCACTTCCATCACGGTCAACACCGGCATGCTCGGCAACAGTGCTGTTACTTCCATTGCTGACCTGTGGAAACCGGAGATGAAAGGCAGACTGCTGTTGCCCAATGAACCGCGCGAGGCTTTCGCTCTTGCCCTGAAGAAGCTGGGATACTCTGTCAACGAAACCGACCCTGCACACCTTGAAGAGGCATATCAGGAACTCAAGAAGTTGATCCCGATGGTGCGTGTGTTTGATTCTGATTCCCCCAAGCAGGCATTGCTTGCAGGTGAGGTTCTGATCGGGGTGGTCTGGAACGGTGAAGCGTTCATCGTCAACGAGGAGAACCCCGACTTCCAGTACATTTATCCGCCCGAAGGGTTCAACCTGTGGGTAGACTCCTTGTGCATTCCCAAGGGGGCGAAAAATGTTGATGAAGCTCACGCATTCCTGAATTACCTGATGCGTCCCGATGTCGCCGCGGCCATCAGTACCGAGATGGGCTACTCGACTCCCAACGCCAAGGCTATGGAGTTGATTCCGGAAAATGTTCGGAATAATCCCATCGTCTATCCGTCCGAAGAAGATATGGCCCGTGGGGAGTTTCAGGATTATCTCGGTGAAGCCATGAAGCTGTATGATGACTATTGGGTGAAGCTGAAGACTCAGTAA
- a CDS encoding acyltransferase: MGIIRLLLAIAVLNSHFTFVEVPIVGGHEAVLAFFAISGFYMALILDTNYASAKGFYMGRFLSLYPMYVLALIVSISLLTTWNIHPMIGMDQIRTLLSDPLSFFLMLWTSACVFGQELLFSLAASPDGGLHFVTASKHGIWAHAPLIQAWSLSLEILFYALAPLLVRLSSRSLIGLVVASIAAKLLIMNSPYADVVFFKRFFPIEFWLFGSGILAYRFYRTLAPGREAIDYFAFIFVVGFILVVGDVDDALKPFALPVATLLALPFVFRAFQALQFDRNMGKISYPFYLLHFSVIAIFEEYWEEPSGWHILALTLVVATLVHLIFNPGIEHFKQRMRRQKQSSFDGELVVQPDISIIKP; the protein is encoded by the coding sequence ATGGGTATCATCCGCCTCCTGCTCGCCATCGCCGTTCTCAATTCGCACTTCACTTTTGTAGAAGTGCCCATTGTCGGCGGGCATGAGGCGGTACTTGCCTTCTTCGCCATTTCCGGATTCTACATGGCTCTGATTCTGGACACGAACTATGCATCAGCTAAAGGCTTTTACATGGGACGTTTCCTTTCGTTGTACCCCATGTATGTTTTGGCCCTGATCGTCAGCATCTCCTTGCTGACCACCTGGAACATTCACCCCATGATCGGAATGGACCAAATCCGTACCCTCTTGTCAGACCCCTTGTCTTTCTTCCTCATGCTGTGGACATCCGCCTGCGTGTTCGGACAAGAGTTGCTGTTCAGCTTAGCCGCTTCGCCTGACGGCGGGCTGCATTTCGTTACTGCCAGCAAGCACGGTATTTGGGCTCACGCACCGCTGATTCAGGCATGGTCCCTTTCCTTGGAGATTCTGTTTTACGCGTTGGCTCCACTTCTTGTCCGGTTGAGCTCTCGCTCCTTGATTGGGCTCGTGGTCGCCAGCATCGCCGCCAAGCTGCTGATCATGAACAGCCCCTATGCGGACGTGGTGTTTTTCAAGCGGTTCTTCCCGATAGAGTTCTGGCTGTTCGGCAGCGGCATCCTTGCCTACAGATTCTATCGCACCCTTGCTCCCGGTCGCGAAGCAATCGACTACTTTGCATTCATCTTTGTGGTTGGATTCATCTTGGTCGTCGGCGATGTTGATGATGCCCTCAAACCTTTTGCGCTCCCCGTGGCGACTTTACTGGCGCTTCCTTTTGTTTTCAGAGCCTTCCAGGCGCTTCAATTTGACAGAAACATGGGGAAGATCAGTTATCCATTTTATCTTCTTCATTTCAGCGTCATAGCCATTTTCGAGGAGTATTGGGAGGAGCCTTCGGGATGGCACATCCTCGCGTTGACCCTGGTGGTCGCCACCCTCGTTCACCTCATCTTCAATCCGGGCATTGAACATTTCAAGCAAAGGATGCGCAGGCAAAAGCAGTCGTCTTTCGACGGCGAACTGGTTGTTCAGCCAGACATTTCAATCATCAAGCCATAA
- a CDS encoding GNAT family N-acetyltransferase: MRQTNYCMPLPTFIKAQDYMMETTTNEIFEQHEIQEVRIVAGITADDVETFLNMAAASGLFSSDAMMTAEDMAWDSAYGDGNESHSFLKAVINDSGSEKAIAFICFGPIPYWPGNYEMYAIVVEPQFQRLGIGTALVSEMFRQTTVETGNRVYLETGTEKKFENARRFYEANDFIQQNRYIKQFTPNDGGVVYCYDITSDTIGEQPQ, from the coding sequence GTGCGACAGACAAACTACTGCATGCCGCTTCCAACATTCATCAAAGCTCAGGACTATATGATGGAAACAACGACAAATGAGATTTTTGAGCAGCACGAGATTCAGGAAGTGCGAATTGTCGCCGGTATAACGGCTGACGATGTTGAGACTTTTTTGAATATGGCTGCTGCGAGTGGTTTGTTCTCTTCGGATGCCATGATGACTGCTGAGGATATGGCATGGGACAGCGCATATGGGGATGGTAACGAGTCTCACTCGTTTCTCAAGGCGGTGATCAACGACTCCGGCAGTGAGAAGGCGATCGCATTCATCTGCTTTGGTCCCATCCCTTATTGGCCAGGTAACTATGAGATGTATGCCATTGTCGTGGAGCCGCAATTTCAGCGACTCGGAATCGGCACTGCCTTGGTCTCGGAAATGTTCCGGCAAACCACTGTGGAAACGGGCAACCGCGTCTACCTCGAAACAGGGACGGAGAAGAAATTCGAAAATGCCCGCCGTTTTTATGAGGCTAACGATTTCATTCAGCAAAATCGGTACATCAAGCAATTCACACCTAACGATGGAGGCGTTGTCTACTGCTACGACATCACCTCCGACACGATTGGTGAGCAACCCCAATAA
- the potA gene encoding spermidine/putrescine ABC transporter ATP-binding protein PotA has product MKNVITLSKVSKSFDGDVAIEDVSLSIADGEFLTLLGPSGCGKTTVLRLIGGFEECDNGEIHIDDTSVAGQPPEARPVNTVFQSYALFPHMNVYDNVAFGLRIAGISEAEIASEVPKALQLVRLEKMIRRMPSELSGGQQQRVAIARAIVNKPRVLLLDEPLSALDYRLRKEMQKELKELQRTLGITFVLVTHDQEEAFTMSDRVVVMNEGRIEQIGSPKDVYEDPANLYVARFVGEINVLSGIITGIGETNYSAEVEGVSVLVKSKRDFAVGDKIHVLLRPEDFRVEVMREVKDDPELAEKFSKAMLKGTVDRTFYKGATYDVDITLDDGKKILVSEFFDEDAENLYFHAGDKVAVGWFEGWEVVLPYEG; this is encoded by the coding sequence ATGAAAAATGTCATAACACTATCCAAAGTCAGCAAATCTTTCGATGGGGATGTCGCCATTGAAGATGTTTCCCTGTCCATAGCCGACGGTGAGTTTCTCACCCTGCTTGGACCGTCCGGTTGCGGCAAGACAACCGTTTTGCGGCTCATAGGTGGCTTTGAAGAATGCGACAATGGTGAGATCCATATTGACGACACTTCAGTGGCAGGCCAGCCTCCCGAAGCTCGGCCGGTGAACACCGTATTTCAGAGTTACGCCTTATTTCCGCATATGAACGTGTATGACAACGTGGCCTTTGGCCTGCGAATTGCGGGAATATCCGAAGCGGAGATCGCCAGCGAAGTCCCCAAGGCGCTCCAGTTGGTGCGTCTTGAAAAGATGATTCGTCGCATGCCTTCGGAATTGTCTGGCGGTCAGCAGCAGCGTGTAGCCATTGCCCGTGCCATCGTGAACAAGCCACGCGTTCTCCTGCTGGATGAACCGCTTTCCGCGCTGGACTATCGCCTCCGCAAGGAGATGCAGAAGGAACTCAAGGAGCTGCAACGCACCCTTGGTATCACCTTTGTCCTCGTCACCCACGATCAGGAAGAGGCATTCACCATGTCCGACAGGGTCGTGGTGATGAATGAGGGACGCATTGAACAGATCGGTAGCCCCAAGGATGTCTACGAAGATCCTGCCAATCTTTACGTTGCCCGTTTCGTAGGTGAGATCAATGTGCTCAGCGGGATAATCACCGGAATTGGCGAGACCAACTACAGCGCCGAGGTCGAGGGCGTGTCGGTCCTGGTCAAATCCAAACGGGATTTTGCAGTGGGGGACAAAATCCATGTCCTGCTGCGCCCGGAGGACTTTCGTGTCGAGGTGATGCGGGAGGTCAAAGACGACCCTGAGCTGGCAGAGAAGTTTTCCAAGGCAATGCTCAAAGGGACAGTGGATCGCACCTTCTACAAAGGTGCCACTTATGACGTGGACATCACCTTGGATGATGGCAAGAAAATTCTTGTTTCGGAGTTCTTCGACGAGGATGCCGAGAACCTCTATTTTCATGCTGGAGACAAAGTTGCCGTAGGCTGGTTTGAAGGCTGGGAGGTGGTGCTGCCCTATGAAGGATAG
- the potC gene encoding spermidine/putrescine ABC transporter permease PotC, with the protein MKLLKSAYVGLVYLFLYLPLVVMAVYSFNASKYSLSWKGFTLKWYGKLLSNTTLLDAAVRSMTIAVVSATVACLIGTLGAFMLHQYRFKGRRAVFGGVFVMMMSPDIVIAISLLVLFLGAGFTLGFWTLLMGHVTLCVPFVIATVYSRFRGFDRSVVEAARDLGASEYQVFRKVVIPMAMPGLMAGWLLSFTLSLDDVIISFFTTGPTYEVLPLRIYSMVRLGIKPDVNALSVVMIGITVVAVILSRRLLKEKR; encoded by the coding sequence ATGAAACTCCTCAAATCAGCATATGTGGGATTGGTCTACCTGTTCCTCTACCTTCCGCTGGTTGTCATGGCGGTCTATTCCTTCAATGCTTCGAAATACTCGCTGTCATGGAAGGGCTTCACCCTGAAGTGGTATGGCAAACTTTTGAGTAACACGACGTTGCTCGACGCAGCGGTTCGCTCCATGACCATCGCGGTGGTGTCGGCCACGGTCGCCTGTCTCATCGGCACTCTCGGTGCCTTCATGCTGCACCAGTACCGATTCAAAGGAAGAAGGGCGGTCTTTGGCGGTGTGTTCGTCATGATGATGTCTCCTGACATCGTCATCGCCATTTCGCTGCTTGTCCTCTTTCTCGGAGCCGGTTTTACCTTGGGATTCTGGACGCTGCTCATGGGGCACGTCACCCTCTGCGTGCCGTTCGTGATCGCGACGGTTTATTCCCGTTTCAGAGGGTTCGACCGATCCGTGGTCGAAGCTGCCCGCGACCTGGGGGCGAGTGAATACCAAGTATTCCGAAAGGTCGTCATTCCCATGGCGATGCCCGGTCTCATGGCGGGCTGGCTGCTCAGCTTCACCCTTTCTCTGGACGACGTCATCATCAGCTTTTTCACGACGGGGCCGACTTATGAGGTGTTGCCCCTTCGTATCTATTCAATGGTCCGTCTTGGAATCAAACCCGATGTCAACGCGCTCAGCGTGGTGATGATCGGAATCACAGTGGTCGCTGTCATCCTGTCCCGGCGACTGCTCAAGGAGAAACGATAA
- the potB gene encoding spermidine/putrescine ABC transporter permease PotB, producing MKDSRLFKRFIIGGVLGWMTLFGAIPTFLLVGVSFLSRHPDNLVEPTFSLTSYMRLLEPELGAMVLHSLFLAATATLLCLLIGYPFAYISARAIKRYSRLMLLLVMIPFWTNSLIRTYAMVAVLKADGILSKTLLFLGIIDAPLKIMYTQTAIFIGLIYTLLPFMILPLYAAIEKIDGKLVEASRDLGASKWTTFRKITIPLSMPGIVSGCMLVFLPALGMFYIPDILGGARTMLLGNYIRDQFLATRDLPMGAAASIAMTLIMGCMLVLYYRSVRRSGRRARL from the coding sequence ATGAAGGATAGCCGCTTGTTCAAACGGTTCATCATCGGGGGTGTTCTCGGGTGGATGACATTATTCGGCGCCATCCCCACGTTTCTGCTTGTGGGGGTCAGCTTCCTGAGTCGTCACCCTGACAACCTCGTTGAGCCAACGTTTTCACTGACCAGCTATATGCGGTTGTTGGAGCCGGAACTGGGAGCCATGGTTCTCCATTCCCTGTTCCTTGCAGCAACAGCCACATTGCTTTGCCTGCTCATCGGCTATCCGTTTGCCTACATCTCTGCTCGTGCGATCAAGCGCTACTCCAGACTCATGCTTCTGCTGGTCATGATCCCGTTCTGGACCAACAGCCTCATCCGCACGTACGCCATGGTCGCGGTCCTCAAGGCTGACGGAATCCTGAGCAAGACGTTGCTGTTTCTTGGTATCATCGATGCGCCCTTGAAGATCATGTACACTCAGACGGCGATCTTCATCGGACTCATCTATACCTTGCTGCCGTTCATGATTCTGCCGCTGTATGCAGCCATCGAGAAAATCGACGGCAAGCTTGTTGAGGCGTCCCGCGACCTCGGCGCGAGCAAGTGGACGACGTTCCGCAAGATCACCATACCGCTGTCCATGCCGGGCATCGTGTCCGGTTGCATGCTGGTGTTCCTGCCTGCGCTGGGCATGTTCTACATCCCGGACATTCTTGGCGGTGCGCGTACCATGCTGCTGGGCAACTACATCCGGGACCAGTTCCTCGCGACCCGCGATCTTCCCATGGGAGCAGCCGCATCCATTGCCATGACGTTGATCATGGGCTGCATGCTGGTCCTGTACTACCGGAGCGTCCGCCGATCCGGCAGGAGGGCAAGGCTGTGA